One stretch of Armigeres subalbatus isolate Guangzhou_Male chromosome 2, GZ_Asu_2, whole genome shotgun sequence DNA includes these proteins:
- the LOC134210256 gene encoding keratin, type II cytoskeletal 1-like, with amino-acid sequence MYDGVLRLNIPPGVKLVRFADGVTMTVYGESIEEVELTATYLISLGEEWLCSKKLINRGVGVGYGRDSGNSSGIGDGSSRNESGGNGGADDRSNSGCGSGGGGCGGGSSGGGGSGGGSSGGGSSGGGSSGGGGNGGGDGRSGGGDDGVSGDRGHSNCMVKVITIQGSIELRFNISHCIVSSIGTK; translated from the exons atgtacgatggcgtgctgAGATTGAATATCCCGccaggagtcaagttagtgAGATTCGCCGATGGTGTAACCATGACCGTGTACGGAGAGTCCATCGAGgaggtcgaattgactgcaACGTATTTGATCAGTCTAGGAGAGGAATGGTTGTGCAGTAAGAAGCTAAT CAACCGCGGCGTAGGAGTTGGGTACGGTAGAGACAGTGGCAATAGTAGTGGCATCGGAGATGGCAGCAGCAGGAACGAAAGCGGTGGTAACGGAGGGGCTGATGACAGAAGCAACAGCGGCTGCGGTAGCGGTGGCGGTGGTTGCGGTGGCGGTAGTAGCGGTGGCGGTGGTAGCGGTGGCGGTAGTAGCGGTGGCGGTAGTAGCGGTGGCGGTAGTAGCGGTGGCGGTGGTAATGGTGGTGGCGACGGACGCAGCGGTGGTGGCGATGACGGGGTTAGCGGTGACAGAGGCCATTCCAACTGCATGGTTAAGGTCATCACTATTCAAGGTAGCATCGAGCTCCGCTTCAACATCAGCCATTGTATTGTTAGCAGCATTGGAACGAAGTGA